The Zea mays cultivar B73 chromosome 7, Zm-B73-REFERENCE-NAM-5.0, whole genome shotgun sequence DNA segment GACAGAGCCAGAGCCACAAGAAGCACCAGAACGACACGTAGAGGAACGTGCGGCTCAAGTCTCGTCAGGATCAGCATGGCGTAGATCCACGTCACATAGCTGGAGGTCAGGTGCAGGAACGTGGGCGTGGAGCAGAGAGGAGCACGCTGCCAGGGCAGGACCGCACGAGCAACACAGAGACAGGCGCGGAGACGAGGCCACGCGGTGCCAGCGGATAGGAGCCCCATGGTGGCAGGGAGGGGCACGCTGCCGGGGCACGGGCAACGCAGAGACGGGCGGGGAGATGAGGCTGCACGGTGCCGACGGAGAGGAGCCTCACGGCGGCGGGGCCGGATGAATCAGGCGAGCACACGGTCCGCCAATGGTGGTGGGGGCGCACGAAGGCTGCTCCAGCTCATGCATTCGTCGGAGGCGCAGCAGGCCGCGCACGCCACGCCAGAGAACAAGCAGCCCGCGTCCGCTGGAGATCAGCCCGCTCGGAGAGAGCCAGCAGGCCACCGTGCCGTGAGATAATTGGATTTTTGCCGCTTACAATATTGTCTTCCTGTTATAATTATCACTGTCTATAAATTGTGAGTTCAGCTGAGTCTATGAAATGTGGTTCTAATGGTAATTATACAAACCTGTTTTTTGCTCAGAATCTCTCCCGTGCCGTGGAGCTGGAGGAGAAGAGGTGCTTCGGGGAGGGAGAAGGAATGCGGCCTAGCAACACGTGCTAGACGACGTGGAGGAAGCTGTAGAAGAATGTGGAAAGATTTGAGTGGGTCTGTGCTGACGGAAACGGCGTGCGGGTGTATTGCTGACCAAAGGAGACAATGAATGGGCAATACTGAGTATGAACTTAAACTAAGGGTAGAAATGAGTATTGTAGCGAAACTGAGGTACCAGTATAAAAATCCCGTTATATAATCATGGTGATTAGATTTAATATGTCGACTATATAGACACATTTACTTGTGGACGTGCCGTAGAATAGT contains these protein-coding regions:
- the LOC103632217 gene encoding uncharacterized protein, whose translation is MVAGRGTLPGHGQRRDGRGDEAARCRRRGASRRRGRMNQASTRSANGGGGARRLLQLMHSSEAQQAAHATPENKQPASAGDQPARREPAGHRANLSRAVELEEKRCFGEGEGMRPSNTC